The following are from one region of the Paramagnetospirillum magnetotacticum MS-1 genome:
- a CDS encoding cyclic nucleotide-binding domain-containing protein, with translation MRNDRILERKVFYAGAKIFNEGDSGDRAYLIQDGQVEIIKHGMTLATIGKGELFGEMALVDDQPRMATAKALTDVSCIIISRDTFREKLAKADPFIRGLLNIFVRNIRNLTR, from the coding sequence ATGCGTAACGACAGGATTCTGGAACGCAAAGTCTTTTATGCTGGTGCGAAGATCTTCAACGAAGGCGACAGCGGCGACCGCGCCTATCTGATCCAGGACGGACAGGTGGAGATCATCAAGCATGGCATGACCCTTGCCACCATCGGCAAGGGCGAGTTGTTCGGCGAGATGGCCCTGGTGGATGATCAGCCGCGCATGGCCACGGCCAAGGCATTGACGGACGTGTCTTGCATCATCATCTCGCGCGATACCTTCCGCGAGAAGCTGGCCAAGGCCGATCCGTTCATCCGCGGCCTGCTCAACATCTTCGTGCGCAACATCCGCAACCTGACCCGCTGA
- a CDS encoding type II toxin-antitoxin system RatA family toxin, which produces MHALTGGWGLDVPGHTPAELYALAADIESYPRFLPWCQKARVRSRDGDHLEVDNLFGLGPMQARFISQAHQEPPERLTITSQDGPFRRFRLIWAFSAQGDGCRVEAEYKMELRSPMLQSMAAMTLPAMEHKVVQNFRNRVREVYGR; this is translated from the coding sequence ATGCATGCCCTGACCGGCGGCTGGGGGCTGGACGTTCCCGGCCATACCCCCGCCGAGCTTTATGCCCTGGCGGCCGACATCGAATCCTATCCCCGCTTTCTGCCCTGGTGCCAAAAAGCCCGCGTGCGCAGCCGTGACGGCGACCATCTCGAGGTGGACAATCTGTTCGGCCTGGGCCCCATGCAGGCCCGCTTCATCTCCCAGGCCCACCAGGAACCACCCGAGAGGCTGACCATAACCTCCCAGGACGGCCCATTCCGCCGCTTTCGCCTGATCTGGGCCTTCTCGGCCCAAGGCGATGGCTGCCGGGTGGAGGCCGAGTACAAGATGGAGCTGCGCTCGCCCATGCTGCAGTCCATGGCCGCCATGACCTTGCCCGCCATGGAGCACAAGGTGGTGCAGAATTTCCGTAACCGCGTCCGCGAGGTTTACGGACGGTAG
- the rpsA gene encoding 30S ribosomal protein S1: MTNTATAQAVDDFAALLDETLGVGGSFEGSVITGTIVEIDGDVAVIDVGLKSEGRVPLKEFATAGRATDIKAGDQVDVFVERYEDRNGEVVLSREKAKREEAWTLLEKSFEAQQRVTGVIFGRVKGGFTVDLSGAVAFLPGSQVDIRPVRDITPLLGTPQPFQILKMDRSRGNIVVSRRAVLEETRAEQRSELIENLKEGQILEGVVKNITDYGAFVDLGGVDGLLHVTDIAWKRINHPSEALHIGQTVKVQVIRFNSETQRISLGIKQLDADPWEGVEAKYPVDAKFSGRVTNITDYGAFVELEPGVEGLVHVSEMSWTKKNVHPGKIVSTSQEVEVMVLDVDPQKRRISLGLKQTMNNPWEGFLDRFPQGTLVEGEIKNITEFGLFIGLPGDIDGMVHLSDLDWATPGEQAIQNFKKGDVVKAKVLDVDVEKERISLGIKQLGADPYQDAVASIKKGDVVTCTVTQVTENGLEVTVEGMTGFIRKSELSRERSEQRPERFAVGEKLDAKITAFEKAARKITLSVKAREVEEEKQAMAEYGSSDSGASLGDILGAAMRKAQEKE, encoded by the coding sequence ATGACCAATACCGCTACTGCGCAGGCCGTCGACGATTTCGCCGCCCTGCTGGACGAGACCCTCGGTGTGGGCGGCTCGTTCGAAGGCTCCGTGATCACCGGTACCATCGTCGAGATCGACGGTGACGTCGCCGTGATCGACGTGGGCCTCAAGTCCGAGGGCCGCGTCCCTCTGAAGGAATTTGCGACCGCAGGCCGCGCCACCGACATCAAGGCTGGCGATCAGGTCGACGTGTTCGTCGAGCGCTATGAAGACCGCAACGGCGAGGTTGTCCTTAGCCGCGAGAAGGCCAAGCGCGAGGAAGCCTGGACCCTGCTGGAGAAGTCGTTCGAGGCGCAGCAGCGCGTCACCGGCGTGATCTTCGGCCGCGTCAAGGGCGGTTTCACCGTCGATCTGTCGGGCGCCGTGGCGTTCCTGCCGGGCAGCCAGGTCGATATCCGCCCCGTGCGCGACATCACCCCGCTGCTGGGCACCCCCCAGCCCTTCCAGATCCTCAAGATGGACCGTTCGCGCGGCAATATCGTGGTGTCTCGCCGCGCCGTGCTGGAAGAGACCCGCGCCGAGCAGCGCTCCGAGCTGATCGAGAACCTCAAGGAAGGCCAGATCCTCGAGGGCGTGGTCAAGAACATCACCGATTACGGTGCGTTTGTGGACCTGGGCGGCGTCGACGGCCTGCTGCACGTCACCGACATCGCCTGGAAGCGCATCAACCACCCGTCCGAGGCGCTGCATATCGGCCAGACCGTCAAGGTCCAGGTCATCCGCTTCAACTCCGAGACCCAGCGCATCTCGCTCGGCATCAAGCAGCTTGACGCCGATCCGTGGGAGGGTGTCGAGGCCAAGTATCCGGTGGACGCCAAGTTCTCCGGCCGCGTCACCAACATCACCGACTACGGCGCGTTCGTCGAGCTCGAGCCTGGTGTCGAAGGTCTGGTGCACGTCTCCGAGATGTCTTGGACCAAGAAGAACGTCCATCCCGGCAAGATCGTCTCCACCTCTCAGGAGGTTGAGGTCATGGTGCTGGACGTGGATCCCCAGAAGCGCCGCATCTCGCTGGGTCTCAAGCAGACCATGAACAATCCGTGGGAAGGCTTCCTGGATCGCTTCCCCCAGGGCACCCTGGTCGAAGGCGAGATCAAGAACATCACCGAGTTCGGCCTGTTCATCGGCCTGCCCGGCGATATCGACGGCATGGTCCATCTGTCGGATCTGGATTGGGCGACTCCCGGCGAGCAGGCCATCCAGAACTTCAAGAAGGGCGACGTCGTCAAGGCCAAGGTCCTGGACGTCGATGTCGAGAAGGAGCGTATCAGCCTCGGCATCAAGCAGCTGGGCGCCGACCCCTATCAGGACGCCGTGGCGTCCATCAAGAAGGGCGACGTGGTCACCTGCACCGTGACCCAGGTCACCGAGAACGGCCTGGAAGTCACCGTCGAGGGCATGACCGGCTTCATCCGCAAGTCCGAGCTGTCGCGTGAGCGGTCCGAGCAGCGCCCCGAGCGCTTCGCGGTCGGCGAGAAGCTCGACGCCAAGATCACCGCCTTCGAGAAGGCGGCGCGCAAGATCACCCTGTCGGTGAAGGCGCGCGAGGTCGAGGAAGAGAAGCAGGCCATGGCCGAGTACGGTTCGTCCGACTCGGGCGCCTCGCTGGGCGACATCCTGGGTGCCGCCATGCGCAAGGCCCAGGAGAAGGAGTAA
- the cmk gene encoding (d)CMP kinase, which translates to MTIIAIDGPAAAGKGTLARRLAAELGFDYLDTGLIYRAVGMKLARAGLDPADVALAERAAQDLSPTDLAATDLRIDEAAQAASKVASIPGVRAALLDFQRRFASTPPGGKGAVLDGRDIGTVVCPEAGVKLFVTASVEKRAERRLKELQEKGLGAIYGTVLADMRERDERDTNRAVAPLVPAQDAAVLDTSDLDADQAFAAALEIIRSKR; encoded by the coding sequence ATGACCATCATCGCCATCGACGGGCCGGCCGCCGCCGGCAAGGGGACCCTGGCGCGGCGCCTTGCCGCCGAGCTTGGCTTCGACTATCTCGATACCGGCCTGATCTACCGCGCCGTGGGCATGAAGCTGGCCCGCGCCGGGCTGGATCCCGCCGATGTGGCCTTGGCCGAGCGGGCGGCCCAGGATCTGTCGCCCACCGATCTGGCCGCCACGGATCTGCGCATCGACGAGGCGGCCCAGGCGGCCTCGAAAGTGGCCTCCATTCCCGGCGTGCGCGCCGCTTTGCTGGACTTCCAGCGCCGCTTTGCAAGCACCCCTCCGGGCGGCAAGGGAGCCGTCCTCGATGGCCGCGATATCGGGACAGTGGTCTGTCCCGAGGCGGGCGTGAAGCTGTTCGTCACGGCCAGTGTGGAAAAAAGGGCGGAGCGACGGCTGAAAGAGTTGCAGGAAAAGGGCTTGGGGGCTATATACGGCACCGTCCTGGCCGATATGCGGGAACGTGACGAGCGCGATACCAACCGCGCGGTCGCCCCGCTGGTTCCGGCCCAGGATGCCGCCGTACTGGATACTTCCGACCTCGATGCCGATCAGGCCTTTGCCGCCGCCCTCGAGATCATCCGCTCCAAACGGTAG